A region of Rhodamnia argentea isolate NSW1041297 chromosome 9, ASM2092103v1, whole genome shotgun sequence DNA encodes the following proteins:
- the LOC125316635 gene encoding L10-interacting MYB domain-containing protein-like translates to MAASSSKEKAYWGPEDVETFCKLCIEQIELGNRLGNNKKVGWTVIINKFEELRGKKYDKNQMKSKWDNLKEEYKRWRKLLLHETGLGWDARKKTIDANDEWWERKIKEDPKFKAFRTKGIHPDLEVLLDRMFGGTVATESVTWNPAEGLINNDAIEAPQDDMGDGAGSTNDNLEGDAVKDVHPSPSKSHKRAAQRQAGGKKGKKLTGLAKLASQIDRLVSAVESRSSVLSLAREFDPYKEIMQTLRAIPEIKQDRKLYFFALSHFAEKKDNRQIFMNLDGDEEKLKWLKYKLEEHNSRQ, encoded by the exons ATGGCGGCAAGTTCATCGAAGGAAAAGGCATATTGGGGCCCGGAAGATGTAGAAACGTTTTGTAAATtgtgcattgaacaaattgaactAGGCAATCGTCTTGGAAATAACAAAAAGGTTGGGTGGACTGTCATAATTAACAAGTTTGAGGAACTGAGGGGCAAAAAGTAtgacaaaaatcaaatgaagagtaAATGGGATAATCTTAAGGAAGAAtacaaaagatggaggaaattgctTCTACATGAAACAGGATTGGGATGGGATGCAAGGAAGAAGACCATcgatgcaaatgatgaatggtgggagagaaaaattaag GAGGATCCTAAGTTTAAGGCTTTTCGAACGAAAGGCATACATCCGGATCTTGAAGTTTTATTGGATAGAATGTTCGGGGGCACGGTTGCAACCGAAAGTGTCACATGGAACCCCGCAGAAGGTTTAATCAATAATGATGCTATTGAGGCCCCACAAGATGATATGGGTGATGGTGCAGGATCTACTAATGATAATTTAGAGGGTGATGCGGTAAAAGATGTTCACCCAAGTCCAAGTAAGAGCCACAAAAGAGCGGCGCAAAGGCAAGCcggaggaaagaaaggaaaaaagttgaCTGGACTCGCTAAGTTAGCATCGCAGATTGACAGACTTGTTTCAGCTGTTGAAAGTAGGAGCAGTGTATTATCTCTTGCAAGGGAATTTGATCCTTACAAGGAAATTATGCAAACATTGAGAGCCATACCCGAGATTAAGCAAGATCGAAAGTTATACTTTTTTGCACTCTCCCACTTTGCTGAAAAGAAAGATAATCGGCAGATCTTTATGAACTtggatggagatgaagaaaaaCTCAAGTGGCTCAAATATAAGTTGGAAGAGCACAATAGTCGCCAGTAG